One part of the Arthrobacter tumbae genome encodes these proteins:
- a CDS encoding GntR family transcriptional regulator: MDYTVDSLAGPLNAGPGLPLRVAAYSRIAEAIRKGGLRPGSLLPTEAELGTSMEVSRTVIREALMLLEEDGLVRAKRGVGRFVCESLPRLGIEHLQPFEDLLDAPGLELSLKRIQEVRQPASEFIAPGIGVRPDEDALLWETVIFRDGEEIAHLQEHIATRHEMPEASSGTTTMLAALKDTLGSALGPGNCEIGLTVIGPSRAKLLALRPSDPVMVLTQYVRRNGAPFYLAKCLIPARTGQLAVRQS; the protein is encoded by the coding sequence ATGGACTACACCGTCGATTCGCTGGCCGGCCCGCTCAACGCTGGGCCCGGTCTGCCGCTTCGCGTTGCCGCCTACTCGCGCATCGCCGAAGCTATCCGCAAAGGCGGACTCCGCCCGGGGTCACTGCTGCCCACCGAGGCGGAGTTGGGAACCTCGATGGAGGTCAGCCGGACAGTCATCCGCGAGGCGCTGATGCTTCTGGAGGAAGACGGCCTGGTTCGGGCCAAGCGGGGCGTGGGTCGCTTCGTCTGTGAATCGCTCCCCCGCCTTGGCATCGAGCACCTGCAACCTTTCGAAGATCTTCTGGACGCTCCGGGACTCGAGCTCTCGCTGAAGCGAATCCAGGAAGTGCGGCAGCCGGCGTCGGAATTCATCGCCCCGGGAATCGGGGTCCGGCCGGACGAAGATGCCCTTCTGTGGGAGACCGTGATCTTCCGGGACGGTGAGGAAATTGCACACCTGCAGGAGCACATCGCCACTCGTCACGAGATGCCGGAGGCTTCATCCGGTACGACGACGATGCTCGCTGCGCTGAAGGACACCCTCGGATCTGCGTTGGGCCCCGGCAACTGCGAGATCGGGCTTACGGTAATTGGTCCAAGCCGGGCGAAGCTGCTCGCCCTGCGCCCTTCGGACCCCGTCATGGTCCTCACCCAGTACGTCCGCCGCAACGGCGCACCGTTCTATCTGGCCAAGTGCCTGATCCCCGCCAGAACCGGCCAGCTGGCGGTCCGGCAGTCATGA
- a CDS encoding GNAT family N-acetyltransferase yields MTAAVGRASLDILEKRPQLFYRLARPEDFDAVCRITLDAYLDAGHFPESHPYLRILGDVERRASLAQVWLAERDGEATGTVMLTAAGQPYTEVARDRELEFRMLAVDPAVQGLGVGRAMVRWILDHAETLGGVDAVVLTSAEYMVPAHRLYESLGFERVPSRDWSFDNSPEKDLWVFRRSVSR; encoded by the coding sequence ATGACGGCCGCTGTAGGTCGCGCTTCGCTCGACATCCTTGAAAAGAGGCCGCAGCTCTTCTACCGGCTTGCGCGTCCGGAGGACTTCGACGCCGTCTGCCGCATCACCCTGGACGCGTACCTGGATGCCGGCCACTTCCCGGAATCGCACCCGTACCTGCGCATTCTCGGCGATGTAGAGCGGCGCGCCTCGTTGGCGCAGGTATGGCTGGCCGAACGGGATGGCGAGGCGACCGGCACGGTCATGCTGACAGCCGCGGGCCAGCCCTACACCGAGGTCGCGCGGGATCGGGAGCTCGAATTCCGCATGCTGGCCGTGGACCCTGCAGTACAGGGGCTCGGCGTGGGCCGCGCGATGGTCCGATGGATTCTTGACCACGCGGAGACACTGGGCGGCGTCGACGCCGTCGTTCTCACCAGCGCCGAGTATATGGTCCCCGCGCACCGGCTCTACGAGTCCCTCGGGTTTGAACGGGTTCCTTCCCGGGACTGGAGCTTCGACAACAGCCCCGAGAAGGACCTGTGGGTATTCCGCCGGAGCGTCAGCCGCTAG